In Leptotrichia buccalis C-1013-b, the genomic window ATTATATTATACCCCCCACATTTGATTTAGATTATATTTTAATTAAAAAAAACTTATTTTAATAACCAAAATTATAATAGTAACAACTTCCTTTTAAGATGCAAAAAACTACACCTTCTAAATTACAAATAATTTTTTAGGTGCAGTTCATATTTTTTATAAAATCTCAACTAACAAACTTTGAAATCCTTCAAGAACAACTTTCTCCCCATCATTCTCAATCCCATCAAAATTATTAATCAAAATTTCTCCAATTTTAATTTCTTTTTCTTCAAGAACTTTTGCAATTTCACTCAACTTAGTTTCTTGTTTCAACTCAGAAAAATTATTGATACAAAGAACTTTCTGATTTTCATATTTTCTTACATATGCAATTATTTCATCATTTTCCAATTCTACTGGAATAAATTCTCCATAAATCAAACAATCTGAATATTTTCCATTTTGTCGTAAGTCAATCATTTTTTTATAATGGGCAAAAATTAAATCTTCATTATTTATTTGAGATTCCGCATTCACTTTTTTATGACTTCCAGTCAATTCTATCCAGGCTTTTACATTTTCATCTTTTGAAAATCCAGCATTTTTACTGCTATCCCATTGAAAAGGAGTTCTTGAATTATCACGACTTCGTTTATTTACAAAATATAGTGCTTCTTTAGGAGAAAAACCTTCTCCCAATGCACGCTGATACTGATCTCTGCTGGCAATATCATCAAACTGTGCTATATCAGTTCTCTCAAAATTATCCATTCCTATTTCCTGTCCCTGATAAATAAACGGTGTCCCACGTAAAAAGAAAAATAATGTTGCAAGTAGTTTTGCATTTATTTCATTTGCTTTTTCCCCTAAAAATTTATTTAAACTTCTAGGTAAGTCATGATTTTCAAGGAATGGTGCTCCCCAGCCATATTTCTGCTGTGTCAATTGACTTTCAAAAATTTTATTTCTTAATTCGCTAATTTTCACATCCTGTACTGAATAATAAAAACCTTCTTTCGCCATATCCAAATCTGAATAACTGAAATCAAAAATCATTGAAAAAAATCCGTCTTCACCAATAAAATCATTGTATCTTTCGTATTCTAGCAAAGGCGTTTCAGCTACAGTCATGCAGTTATACTTCTTAAATGTTTTTTCTGCCAGTTCTCCTAAAAATTCCTCAATTCCTGGCTGATTTAACGTATATTTTATGCTAAATGCAAAACCATCCGCTCCATCAACAGGCAAGTCTAGATAATCTTTGTCTTTTTTTATTGAATTTATAGCATCTACCCTGAAACCTGCAATTCCTTTTTCCAGCCAGTAATTTACCATTTTATAAAGTTCTTCCCTAACTTCAGGATTTTCCCAATTTAAATCAGGCTGTTTCTTTGAAAATAAATGTAAATAATACATTTCATTCCCATTTTCATCAGTTTCTCCTTCAACCTTTTCCCAAGCAGAACCTCCAAAATGACTTCTCCAGTTTGTTGGTGGCAGTCCATTTTTCCCTCTTTTAAAAATGTAATAATTTCTGTACTTGCTTTCAGGATTTTTCAATGCTTCCAAAAACCACTCATGCTCATCAGAAGTATGATTAATTACTAAATCTAAAATTATCTTTATTCCTCTTTTTTCTGCATCTACAATTAATCTTTCTAAATCTTCTTTTGTTCCAAATTCAGGATTGATATCATAATAATCAGAAATATCATATCCATTGTCATCCATTGGTGACTTATACACAGGACAAATCCAGATAAGAGTTATCCCCAGTTCTTTTAGATAATCCAATTTTTCAGTAATTCCATTCAAGTCTCCAATTCCATCATTGTTGCTGTCATAAAAACTTCTTGGATATATTTGATATCCAACTTCTTTCTTCCACCATTTTTTATCTAATTTTTTTGTATCCATATTTTCTCCTTCATATTTAATAAAGTCATTTTTTTAAACCTGCCAATCTAAATATACAG contains:
- a CDS encoding glycoside hydrolase family 13 protein, translated to MDTKKLDKKWWKKEVGYQIYPRSFYDSNNDGIGDLNGITEKLDYLKELGITLIWICPVYKSPMDDNGYDISDYYDINPEFGTKEDLERLIVDAEKRGIKIILDLVINHTSDEHEWFLEALKNPESKYRNYYIFKRGKNGLPPTNWRSHFGGSAWEKVEGETDENGNEMYYLHLFSKKQPDLNWENPEVREELYKMVNYWLEKGIAGFRVDAINSIKKDKDYLDLPVDGADGFAFSIKYTLNQPGIEEFLGELAEKTFKKYNCMTVAETPLLEYERYNDFIGEDGFFSMIFDFSYSDLDMAKEGFYYSVQDVKISELRNKIFESQLTQQKYGWGAPFLENHDLPRSLNKFLGEKANEINAKLLATLFFFLRGTPFIYQGQEIGMDNFERTDIAQFDDIASRDQYQRALGEGFSPKEALYFVNKRSRDNSRTPFQWDSSKNAGFSKDENVKAWIELTGSHKKVNAESQINNEDLIFAHYKKMIDLRQNGKYSDCLIYGEFIPVELENDEIIAYVRKYENQKVLCINNFSELKQETKLSEIAKVLEEKEIKIGEILINNFDGIENDGEKVVLEGFQSLLVEIL